A window of the Acanthochromis polyacanthus isolate Apoly-LR-REF ecotype Palm Island chromosome 10, KAUST_Apoly_ChrSc, whole genome shotgun sequence genome harbors these coding sequences:
- the LOC110971872 gene encoding protocadherin beta-16-like isoform X6: MARQVLLFVSLLSVSSVLGQVSYTIPEEMPKGSLVGNIAQDLGLQIKRLASGKARIYTRDSDEYIELNRERGVLLVKERMDREALCRQTTPCALHFQIILENPMEFYSVTVQITDINDNAPTFEKTEMKFKISESADVIGAKFVLERAVDLDVGNNDLKSYQLKPTDNFALKVHNNADGNKHVEMVLQKPLDREKQEQISLVLTAVDGGEPQMSGTMLILITVLDANDNAPVFTQQTYKATVTENSPKGTVVATVSASDADQGSNSKITYSITNTMDDIRKVFNINDENGEVTLIGTIDFEESRNYQINLLASDEGGLTDFCKLIVDVQDMNDNKPEINIMSKSNVISEDAELNTVVTMINIEDRDSGENGKVQCLMSENIPFILKTSSNNFYSLVTDSDLDRERASEYNITVTCSDEGVPSLSSSVTLTLQISDVNDNEPVFERTSYEAYIVENNTPGVSIFTVRATDADWNQNARVSYILEDSSVNGVPVSSYVSVSADSGVIHAVRSFDYEQIKDFQFRVKAQDGGSPPLSSNVTVKMLIQDQNDNPPQVLYPVQTGGSVVAEMVPRSADVGYLVTKVVAVDVDSGQNAWLSYKLQKATDRDLFEVGSQNGEIRTIRQVSDKDAVKQRLSVIVEDNGQPSRSATVIVNVAVADSFPEVLSEFSDFPHDKEYNDNLTFYLVLALAVVSFLFITCLVVIISVKIYRWRQSRILYHSNLPVIPYYPPRYSDTLGTTGTLQHVYNYEVCRTTDSRKSDCKFGRAGSQNVLIMDPSCSGTMQRIQSEKSILDEPDSPLEVRLLSLCFYFCVTIFNSNQEHFLF; this comes from the coding sequence ATGGCCAGGCAAGTactgttgtttgtctctctgctctccGTCAGCTCGGTGCTCGGGCAGGTCAGCTACACGATTCCAGaggaaatgccaaaaggatCTTTAGTGGGTAATATTGCACAGGATTTAGGTTTACAAATTAAACGTTTGGCTTCTGGTAAGGCTCGAATTTATACTCGAGACAGCGACGAGTACATCGAGCTAAACAGAGAAAGAGGAGTCCTCCTTGTTAAAGAGAGAATGGACAGAGAGGCGCTCTGCAGACAGACGACGCCTTGTGCCTTacattttcagattattttagagAATCCAATGGAATTTTATAGTGTTACAGTGCAGATCACAGATATCAATGATAATGCACCAACCTTTGAAAAAACTGAGATGAAATTCAAAATCAGCGAGTCAGCTGATGTGATCGGTGCAAAATTTGTTCTAGAAAGAGCTGTGGATCTCGATGTAGGAAATAATGATCTGAAAAGTTACCAGTTAAAACCAACAGATAATTTCGCACTAAAGGTGCACAATAATGCTGATGGAAACAAACACGTTGAGATGGTGCTGCAGAAACCTttagacagagagaaacaggagCAGATTTCTCTCGTGTTGACGGCTGTAGATGGAGGAGAGCCGCAGATGTCAGGAACGATGTTGATCCTCATCACAGTTTTAGACGCAAATGATAATGCTCCTGTTTTTACACAGCAAACATACAAAGCTACAGTAACCGAGAATTCACCAAAAGGAACAGTTGTTGCTACTGTGTCAGCCTCAGATGCAGATCAGGGCTCCAACAGTAAAATTACATATTCGATAACAAACACGATGGATGATATCAGAAAAGTATTTAATATAAATGATGAAAACGGTGAAGTGACTTTAATTGGAACCATTGACTTTGAAGAATCACGAAACTATCAAATCAATCTACTTGCCAGTGATGAAGGAGGACTCAcagatttttgcaaattaattGTTGATGTACAAGATATGAATGATAACAAGCCTGAAATTAACATAATGTCAAAGTCAAATGTGATATCAGAGGATGCTGAACTCAATACAGTTGTGACAATGATAAACATTGAAGACAGGGACTCGGGAGAAAATGGAAAAGTCCAGTGTCTCATGAGCGAAAATAtaccttttattttaaaaacttcaTCAAATAATTTCTACAGTTTAGTGACAGACAGTGAtttagacagagagagagcctCTGAGTATAACATCACTGTGACCTGCTCTGATGAGGGAGTGCCCTCCCTCTCCAGCAGCGTCACTCTCACCTTACAGATCTCTGATGTAAATGACAACGAGCCTGTCTTTGAGAGGACCTCATATGAGGCCTACATTGTAGAAAACAACACACCAGGCGTGTCTATATTCACAGTGAGAGCCACAGACGCTGACTGGAACCAGAATGCTCGTGTTTCTTACATTCTGGAGGACTCCTCTGTCAACGGAGTGCCAGTCTCCTCATATGTGTCCGTCAGTGCTGATAGCGGAGTCATCCATGCAGTGCGCTCTTTTGACTACGAGCAGATCAAAGACTTCCAGTTCAGAGTGAAAGCTCAGGATGGAGGCTCTCCTCCACTCAGCAGCAATGTGACAGTAAAAATGCTGATCCAGGACCAGAACGACAACCCTCCTCAGGTCCTGTATCCAGTCCAGACCGGTGGCTCTGTGGTGGCTGAAATGGTTCCTCGTTCAGCAGATGTGGGCTATCTGGTGACCAAAGTGGTGGCTGTTGATGTGGACTCTGGACAGAATGCGTGGCTGTCGTATAAACTGCAGAAGGCCACAGACAGGGATCTGTTTGAAGTGGGCTCCCAGAATGGAGAGATCCGAACCATCCGCCAAGTGAGTGATAAAGATGCAGTGAAACAGAGACTGAGTGTTATAGTGGAGGACAACGGGCAGCCCTCTCGTTCAGCTACAGTCATTGTGAACGTGGCGGTGGCGGACAGCTTCCCTGAAGTTCTGTCGGAGTTCAGTGACTTTCCACACGACAAGGAGTACAATGACAACCTGACTTTTTACTTAGTGTTGGCTCTGGCTGTggtctccttcctcttcatcacGTGTTTGGTGGTTATTATCTCAGTGAAAATCTACAGATGGAGACAGTCTCGTATCCTGTATCATTCCAACCTGCCTGTCATTCCATATTATCCTCCACGTTACTCAGACACTTTGGGGACAACAGGGACTCTCCAACACGTGTACAATTACGAGGTGTGCAGGACGACAGACTCCAGAAAGAGTGACTGTAAGTTCGGCAGAG